CGCCAGCGGTGGCCCGCCGGCTCCCAGTCGCCCCGATGCCGGCCAAAGTTACCTTTTGCGTTCGGGGAGCAACTTCGCCCATCCTTTCCAACATCTACTTGCATGAAGTGCTGGATGAGTGGTTCACGCAGCAGGTTGTGCCGCGGCTCGTCGGCGGTGCTGTCCTAATCCGCTATGGAGATGATGCAGTCATCATCTTCGCGCAAGAGCGGGACGCGCAGCGGGTGCTCGACGTGCTGCCCAAGCGGCTGGCCAAATACGGTCTAACGCTTCACCCGGAAAAGACCCGGCTGATTGACTTCCGGCGACCGGATACGAGAACCGAGGGGTCGTCGAGCAGCGGGGACGCCCGGTCAGAGCCCGGCAGTTTTGACTTGTTGGGCTTCACTCATTACTGGGCGAAGTCCCGCAATGGGTACTGGGTGGTGAAGCAGAAGACCGCAAAGGACCGCTTCCAGCGCGCGCTCAAGCGCGTCGCCGACTGGTGCCGGAGTCATCTGCATGAGCCGGTGCGCGAGCAGTGGGTCGCACTCACGCGAAAGTTGTTGGGGCACTTTGGATATTTCGGTCTTACCGGAAACTTCAGAGCGCTGCGCCACTTCTGCTACCGCGTTACCGAAGTGTG
The window above is part of the Candidatus Binataceae bacterium genome. Proteins encoded here:
- a CDS encoding reverse transcriptase domain-containing protein, producing the protein MPAKVTFCVRGATSPILSNIYLHEVLDEWFTQQVVPRLVGGAVLIRYGDDAVIIFAQERDAQRVLDVLPKRLAKYGLTLHPEKTRLIDFRRPDTRTEGSSSSGDARSEPGSFDLLGFTHYWAKSRNGYWVVKQKTAKDRFQRALKRVADWCRSHLHEPVREQWVALTRKLLGHFGYFGLTGNFRALRHFCYRVTEVWRKWLSRRSQRARISWEGMVRLLERYPLPQPRIRTSSVM